In Arachis hypogaea cultivar Tifrunner chromosome 17, arahy.Tifrunner.gnm2.J5K5, whole genome shotgun sequence, a single window of DNA contains:
- the LOC112763022 gene encoding uncharacterized protein: MDSRIKKFEEEIKKIDDMVSAGNYDGTMEARRKALVTCCAKWYVRKEIHWKQMSRSQHAREMDKNTRYFHNIASARRRNNIIDSLVINGRLIRNQARIKTTITGFYKELYRQEHAPLVGIREGLVKKIDEDDAAVLEEMPSVEEVREAVWDCESSKAPGGDGYNMNFIKKCWGEIGQEFIGAVLGFF; encoded by the coding sequence ATGGACAGCAGGATAAAAAAGTTTGAGGAAGAGATTAAGAAGATTGATGATATGGTTAGTGCTGGTAATTATGATGGAACAATGGAGGCTAGAAGGAAGGCACTAGTGACTTGCTGTGCGAAGTGGTATGTCAGAAAAGAGAtccattggaagcagatgtcccGATCCCAACATGCTCGAGAAATGGACAAGAACACTAGGTACTTCCACAACATAGCATCGGCAAGAAGGAGGAACAACATAATCGATTCTTTAGTGATTAATGGAAGACTGATACGAAATCAGGCCAGAATAAAGACTACGATTACAGGCTTTTATAAAGAACTGTATAGGCAGGAGCATGCTCCTTTGGTTGGGATCCGTGAGGGACTGGTCAAGAAGATTGATGAAGACGATGCAGCAGTGTTAGAGGAAATGCCATCAGTCGAGGAAGTACGAGAGGCAGTTTGGGATTGTGAGTCCAGTAAAGCACCGGGTGGTGATGGCTATAatatgaacttcataaagaaGTGTTGGGGGGAGATTGGTCAGGAGTTTATTG